A genome region from Pyrenophora tritici-repentis strain M4 chromosome 9, whole genome shotgun sequence includes the following:
- a CDS encoding DUF3292 domain containing protein: MATGGVVYKDLLPIPDTDPTVHEGKTTTLTDAPTDSHALALNAARAAAPEEKGAAQVGHGSEVVDLGWNEPKELVAKPLVGGLGNEDLWLLVRRFNKQMYHVKEIPTAPPGGLDMNIADEEEFSPDKLRANIERLYMTIGIGLMGFGKHIVRIRSWRETQRTAWFCSVYFAAWLLDMIMPLLSVTLVTLIVYPPAREIMFPPAPMALVSSTGGVQKPKSGTLGSTDSATGAPENHKGEAVEQEASNFVNGFASIALSSATGKHPQGEPPDEDSPDSNVPDPTRLAIGAADAKDQASGVKPTRDYDKTKVPMETAMWTKMRPIMHGFAEVTDTWERFANMLEPTPPFPKNRFHFRVAAVVAPVVLVSLFTSSYMFMKGVTFGVGFGFFGDPIIQRGLSLLNRKYPNWQKLLELRNTLLKGVPTNAQLTVTLLRIGEANKAPLPPPPHIAEPPPDKPVDINEEELRATGADWPLNATQEELDAAMAHDSTTAHETGGEDIDKAKDSKHGKKGTKILNFFRGTVKGGVETTMTADKVKAAAGSTHAKNRLGAVPPRGMDLTSGPVEFKARFDGKKGHVLEV, encoded by the exons ATGGCGACTGGAGGAGTGGTCTACAAAGACCTACTTCCTATCCCGGACACGGACCCTACAGTACACGAAGGAAAGACGACTACACTAACAGATGCACCTACGGACAGCCATGCGCTAGCTTTGAATGCTGCAAGGGCAGCTGCTCCGGAAGAGAAGGGTGCAGCGCAGGTAGGCCATGGGAGCGAAGTAGTGGACTTGGGATGGAATGAACCAAAAGAACTTGTTGCGAAGCCTTTGGTTGGCGGCTTGGGAAATGAGGACTTGTGGCTACTGGTTCGACGTTTCAACAAG CAAATGTACCATGTGAAGGAGATTCCTACCGCACCTCCTGGGGGGCTGGATATGAACATTGCAGATGAAGAGGAGTTCTCACCAGACAAGCTTCGCGCCAACATCGAGCGTTTGTACATGACTATT GGCATCGGTCTAATGGGATTCGGCAAGCACATCGTTCGTATTCGCTCATGGCGGGAAACTCAACGGACTGCTTGGTTTTGCTCTGTATACTTCGCGGCGTGGCTTCTCGACATGATAATGCCACTACTTTCGGTTACTCTAGTCACTCTCATTGTATATCCACCGGCTCGCGAAATTATGTTTCCTCCAGCACCCATGGCGCTGGTCAGTTCCACTGGGGGTGTGCAGAAGCCCAAGTCTGGAACGCTGGGTAGTACAGACAGCGCTACCGGAGCCCCAGAGAACCACAAGGGAGAGGCTGTAGAACAAGAAGCGTCCAACTTTGTCAATGGCTTTGCGTCAATAGCATTGTCGAGTGCCACTGGCAAGCATCCCCAGGGTGAACCTCCGGATGAGGACTCTCCTGACAGCAACGTACCGGACCCTACAAGACTCGCCATTGGTGCTGCGGATGCAAAAGACCAGGCATCAGGCGTTAAGCCTACCAGGGACTATGATAAGACCAAAGTTCCGATGGAGACTGCCATGTGGACCAAGATGAGGCCGATCATGCATGGCTTTGCTGAGGTTACCGATACGTGGGAACGCTTCGCAAA TATGCTTGAACCGACTCCCCCATTCCCGAAAAACAGGTTTCACTTCCGAGTTGCAGCGGTCGTTGctcctgtcgtccttgtATCACTCTTTACCTCCTCATATATGTTCATGAAGGGGGTCACATTCGGTGTTGGGTTCGGATTCTTCGGTGACCCTATCATCCAGAGAGGCCTATCACTTCTTAACAGGAAGTACCCTAACTGGCAAAAGTTGCTCGAGCTCCGAAACACGCTTCTCAAAGGCGTCCCTACCAACGCCCAACTCACCGTCACTCTCCTCCGTATCGGCGAAGCAAACAAAGCTCCACTACCTCCACCACCCCATATTGCGGAGCCGCCTCCAGACAAACCAGTCGATATCAACGAAGAAGAGCTCCGTGCCACGGGCGCAGATTGGCCTCTCAATGCAACGCAAGAAGAGCTCGATGCAGCCATGGCACACGACTCAACTACAGCCCACGAAACAGGCGGCGAAGACATCGACAAAGCCAAAGACAGCAAGCACGGTAAAAAGGGAACGAAGATCCTAAATTTCTTCCGCGGCACTGTAAAAGGCGGCGTAGAAACTACAATGACAGCCGACAAAGTCAAAGCAGCTGCCGGCTCTACCCACGCAAAGAACAGACTAGGTGCCGTACCCCCTCGCGGAATGGATCTGACTTCCGGACCCGTCGAGTTCAAAGCGCGGTTCGATGGCAAAAAGGGCCATGT ATTGGAAGTGTAG